The DNA window TTCAGAGCGAGGTTGTGCATGACCAGAGCTCTTTGGCCAGCTCCCTTTGAGCCCCATTGCTCAGGAGCGCCTCGGAGCTCACAGCGCAATCCCCCTGAAgagtgctgcctgctctggccgCGTCTAGAGCTCACACCTTCCCAGTCACAGCACTCAAGACTAGAAGGACAAAGTGCTGCCACCGAGTTCTCTTATGGACCCTCTGCACCTCCATTCCTTCTGCATTGCCTCTTTATTGGCAGAACAGCCCACCAGGGCTCCCAGgttcccctgccttcctccgAGAGGACAGCCGCTCCCTACTTTAAGGAATCAACTTTCATGCTGCATTAAGGCCTGTCAGGAAGGCACTTCACGCACACACCATGAGACCAGACACACACACCACGAAGAGCAGAGGGTTGTTCAAATCTGTACAGCCACCCCACGGGATTTCCTTTGCGCTTTGGTCACCGTTAGTCTTTGACTCAGCCTTCTAGCTCTCCGCCAGCTTCCGCAGAGCTGTTCGGCAGTCGCTCTGTAACCAAAGCTGTTCTCCTTCTTGCAGTAGAAAGGTACTTGCTGGTCTCCAACAGAAGGGAAATCCTTGCGGATGATTGCCATTTCCAGGCCCCTTGTTACCCTCCCGTAGAgcacatgtgatttttttgctcTGGAGGGCATACGGCGGGACTCAAGCCCTCAGTAACAGGTACTGCTCTGactctgctgagctctgtggaGTAAAGTCCTTCCCAGGCGTTTGCGATCTCTCCTAAAAATGACTTCTTGGCTTATACTGCAAGAAGGAAGCCTTCAGTTGGTACAGTAGCAATCGTGTTGGGGAACAGGACCCAGAAGTGGGGAGCGCCCTTAGGCGACTGTATGAACAGAGTCTACGGAAGCTTTTGTGTCACAAATAGGGATGTGACACTGAACTGAACTCTTAAAGAAAAGTAGCTTTGCCACTTTGCCACAATTCTCCCTAACCTAGGCAAGGAGGATAGGAAATTGGTTACAGGcttgtccagaaggaaacaaagttgAAGCGTGTCAAAAGTCGCTGGGACCAGGACAGGTGATTTTGGTGGGCGAGCCATGAGGGCTGCGccgggtgggcaggggcagcacccattgccaggagatggcagcagcGGCACCAACTGGGCCGTGCAGGCCAcactcctggggacagggacagaggcCCAGAGacagagggggtttgggggtgggtgtgaaCTTCCCCCGGGGAAACTGAGCAAGATGTGGTGCCAGCAAGGCACGAAGCAGAGGGCCACGGCGCTGGGCAGCCGGCCCAGGCCAGCCCGCAAGGAGGGATGtctggggaaggtgctgcctACACGCAGGGAGAAGAGAACCCTCCGTGCCCAGCCCCTAATGCTGCCCCtccagaaagggagaggaggaggaagccgacAAACGAGTGTGGGATATCCCAGTGCAGAGACTAACAGCTCTCTTTGTTgtgcggggggcggggtgtggaTCAGGGCCAGCACTTGAGGACGGTGCACGGCTGGTCCTGCAGCAGCGTCCAGGCTGGCTGTAGGGAGTTTGGGCCCACCGTTGCAATCGGGAATGGTCTCGCATGCGGTCGggcccagggatgctggagcagctgccgCCCTCAGCTCTGGGGAACCGCGGGAgggccctggtgctgcctggctaccggtggtggggctgctggtctCTGGTGCCAGAaggccatggggcagccccactgctgcctggctggaggTGCAGCTCTCATCACTCGGTGCTGGCGTGTGACTGCTGTTACAGTGTCTTCTGGGCCGGCGAGGGAGTTTGGGCCCGACGTTGCAATCGGGAATGGTCTCGCGCCCGCTGGGGCCCAGGGTAGCTGGAGCGGCGGCTGCTCTCAGGCACTGGGCAGCCGCAGGAGTGCCCCAATGCCACCTGGCTACcagtggtggggctgctggtctCAGGTGCCATGGAGGTGACtggctggaggtggtggggccGTTAAGCACCAAGCTGGCACTGGAGGCTGTAAGGGGAAGCTGGAAGGTCAAGGGCACGGCTCCACCAGACCTGGGGCAGGATAGGCCAGTGCGGTGCCTCCAGGCCTCCTGGAGCAGAGAGGCCGGATCTGGCAAGCCCAGCACGGGCAGCTGCTACCAGGCCTTGCCTGgcccctggccccagcccaggggcacCCGCGTGCTTTGCCTCTTACCGGTGCCCAGTCCAGCACAGCCGTCGCACTCCCAGCTGGCCGTGCTGTTCCTCAGGTAGGAGCAGCGTTTGTGAGTGCCCTCAGCAgcgcaggagcagcacaggagcagttGCCAGGGCCTGAGGAAGCAAACGGGTTCATGGCTGTGAGGACAAAGTGACCGTGGCACAGGATTGCGCGGCAGAGCTCTCGATCTTAGCCCTTCCCCTTTGAGAGACAGAGACcctgtgcagagccctggggtGCAGCTTTGGCAACTtacccctcttcctctgcctgctccctgcctgctggacaAAGGCACTCACTGGCATCACAGCGTCTGTGCCTCTCATATAATTGCTCATAGGCACCATTGTCTTCCCACGACAGTCCCCTTctggtggaggaagggaaaattgatgagcccctgcagctgggcaaaaggcaggtgcagggcgtccctgctcttctttccctccctgccgtGTTTCCAAGTCCTCCGTGAAGCTGAAGGCCAGACTCACAGTACAGTGGAGAGCCAGGACTGCTGGGACAGGCcctggcatggcatggcatggcacagtgCTCGCACCCTCCTGCCTTGTGAGCTGGgaataataaaaaccaaccTCTTTGGGATTTGGATCCCCATGGTGAGCATTTCCATCAGAAATCGATACTCATTTTGACAATGCGGGCAGCAGAAGCCGTAGAAGCCAGCATGACTGGCATGAACCTGGATGCATCCCCTGTGGAACCAGGCGTGTTTGCACGCTGGGCACACCATGGTGCCGAAGGACTTTCTGTCCCCCACAGGGTCCAGGCAGATGAGGCAGGTGGTGGTCTCCTCCGGAGCCGCCtccactgcctgctctgggcggtgctcccagcagaaggacctgggggaagaggaaagggatggGCAAGCTGTGGAGTGCTGGGCCCTACCCCAGTGGGagcaaggaggggagaagaggcatGAAGGAACCCCAGGCATTGCCCGGCTCTGGCTCTGCATGTGGCCGGCTGCTGGGATCTGCCACTGTGGATTCCTTTCTATCTTGGCTTACAGTGGCAGGCAAGCGACTGAAGGTGAGGAGCCTCCCCcatgcagcctggctgcccttACCTGTAGAGCCCAAAGAACTGGGTGATGCATCCACCCTCCACAGCACAGGGGAGATGGAAGCTGCGGTCGCAGCCCATCTCCCGGCAAGTGATGGTGGCCCCGCTGTCACCACAGACAAAGCAGTCCTGGAAAGAGCACAGCAGCCCCCATCAGCGGCAGCCTCAGGGCCTCCACAGCCCGACCCACACCTCCGGGCAGGGCGCAGGATGCGGCCGCTGCTGGGTCACACCCCGCAGAGCCGCCTGGCGGTCAAGGCTCCTGTGCGGGAGCCTCTGTGGACCTGCTGGGAGCAAGACTTTTGTCCCAGAGCGGCTTGAAGGGATTTCTTTCTTGGGGTCTGGGCTAAGCTCCGGcaaacctctcctggcacaaaTCTCCCTGTTCTTGTCAGGTCCTCACCTTCTGCGCTGCCCGGGCGATTGTGCGTTGAATATCCTCAGGCAGAAATCCCACGAGTCCTACTTCCTTGACCCGTTGCTGAAAAAGCTCGTTggcaaaatactgcagaagagagaagaggagaaatctcTGCTGTCTGACTGTCTGTCGGAAAGCTGGAGGGGGCTCCAGAGGAACTCACCAGGCAAAACACATGGGCACAGACTCCTTGCTTCTCCAGTTTGGGCCCACAGACATCCGGGTCAGCCTCTGCCCGGAGACACAGCATGcatgctggaggggagagagcaaaTGCCAGCGGGAACGAGCACCTGTGCGTGGCCGGGGGAAGTGTCCCTGAGGATTGCTGCCAAGGGCCTGCTCCATCCCCGCCTAGCTGGCTgatgggcagggctggaggccttggagaggaaggggcCGTTGCAGGCGTGGGGCTCTCAGCGGGTGCCCAGTGCCCAGCCTGGTCCCTGCTTGCTGAGGAAAGGAGGGGCCTTTTCCTGGGGCAGATGGggagctcctgcctccccctgccaccGCTCTTGGCCCCATGCTGACCACCCTGACAAcccctctgccaggctgtgcaAGGGATACTTTGCTCTCACCCTGCTCCATGGAGTCGGTGGCCTTCCGCTTCCTTGTGGACATGGCACACATCAACGGTGAGCGTTTGGAGAGTCCTTGTCCCAGCAGCGCTGGGGTGTCTCCTGCAAACGCTCCCCTGCTGGCTCTGAGGCAGAAGCAAGACGCGGGTGAGCTTGCAGCACAGGCCCAGAGCCCCAAGGTGTGGGGCCCCCCGCCTCCCTCGGCAGCCCTGCGCAAGCGCTGTCACTCCCCTACCCTCTCCTCACCTCACCAGGTCACACTGACGCACGGCTGGTGCCCAGCGTTCCTTTATGTGGGCTTGGCCCCGCGGCTTACAGTGGCCGCTGTGACATCAGCACCGCTGGCCTGCGCGCGCCCCCAGTGCGGGCAGGGACACCCTCGGCCACCTGCCACCCACTGTGAGATGGCCCCCGCCTCACAGGGCTGGGTGTGAAGTGCCAAGGCGGGGGGCCCGAGCCCTCGGCACCCACGTAACCGGGgcggctgctcctgcagcatgcTCAGAG is part of the Phalacrocorax carbo chromosome 6, bPhaCar2.1, whole genome shotgun sequence genome and encodes:
- the LOC135314010 gene encoding PHD finger protein 7-like; the encoded protein is MSTRKRKATDSMEQACMLCLRAEADPDVCGPKLEKQGVCAHVFCLYFANELFQQRVKEVGLVGFLPEDIQRTIARAAQKDCFVCGDSGATITCREMGCDRSFHLPCAVEGGCITQFFGLYRSFCWEHRPEQAVEAAPEETTTCLICLDPVGDRKSFGTMVCPACKHAWFHRGCIQVHASHAGFYGFCCPHCQNEYRFLMEMLTMGIQIPKRGLSWEDNGAYEQLYERHRRCDASECLCPAGREQAEEEGPWQLLLCCSCAAEGTHKRCSYLRNSTASWECDGCAGLGTELRAAAAPASLGPTACETIPDCNGGPKLPTASLDAAAGPAVHRPQECGLHGPVGAAAAISWQWVLPLPTRRSPHGSPTKITCPGPSDF